One Nitrospina watsonii DNA segment encodes these proteins:
- a CDS encoding heavy metal response regulator transcription factor yields MRILIVEDEKKVAGFIKKGLEEETYAVDVASDGEEGQSLAEFNHYDLIILDLMLPKINGLNVLSHLRSKNINTPIILLTAKDSVEDKVKGLNQGADDYLTKPFAFSELLARIRSLLRRGQSETKTVLQVGDLTLDLVSHKVKRGEEEIELTGKEYSLLEYFMRNAGKVLTRTMIAEHVWDYNFDTFTNVIDVYVNHLRKKIDKQYDQKLLHTLRGVGYVMRE; encoded by the coding sequence GATCGTTGAGGACGAGAAGAAGGTGGCCGGGTTCATTAAAAAAGGTCTGGAGGAAGAAACCTACGCCGTCGATGTCGCCTCCGACGGCGAGGAAGGGCAGAGCCTGGCCGAGTTCAACCACTACGACCTCATCATCCTCGACCTCATGCTGCCGAAGATCAACGGTCTCAATGTGCTGTCTCATCTGCGTTCGAAAAACATCAACACGCCGATCATTCTGCTGACTGCGAAAGATTCCGTGGAAGACAAGGTGAAGGGTCTCAATCAGGGCGCCGACGACTACCTGACGAAACCGTTTGCCTTTTCCGAGTTGCTGGCGCGCATCCGGTCGTTGCTGCGCCGCGGTCAGAGCGAAACCAAGACGGTGTTGCAGGTCGGGGACCTGACGCTCGACCTGGTCAGCCACAAGGTCAAGCGGGGCGAGGAGGAAATCGAACTGACGGGCAAGGAGTACAGCCTGCTCGAATACTTCATGCGCAATGCGGGCAAGGTGCTGACCCGGACGATGATCGCCGAGCACGTGTGGGACTACAATTTCGATACGTTCACCAACGTCATCGACGTGTACGTCAATCACCTTCGAAAAAAGATCGACAAACAGTACGACCAGAAATTATTGCATACCTTGAGGGGCGTCGGATATGTGATGAGGGAATAG
- a CDS encoding PfkB family carbohydrate kinase — protein sequence MRVHRPYGPVLVMGEVLFDKFENGKRLGGAPFNYAFHLHKMGFPVHFISRVGDDAEGREILEFARQHNFPTAGIQVDAEHPTGAVTVTRDAERGHKFEILADRAYDYIEIDPYLQKRFRDEIPFAYFGTLVQRNHVSRETLKEIHKKLGSKSTFLLDINLRAPHYNRDVIEDSLKHCDILKASRDELQIIKDQLGIDKTLWELPRYLAERYKLGFVCVTNGGKMSYIFETGTRKVFECMPDNTAEVIDTVGAGDGFSATLSAGYMANWPKQAMLEWACMFATGLTRIEGALPQDDSFYEPYIIKK from the coding sequence ATGCGGGTGCATCGACCTTATGGACCGGTTCTCGTCATGGGCGAGGTCTTATTCGACAAATTTGAAAATGGCAAACGGCTGGGAGGCGCACCGTTCAACTATGCGTTTCATTTGCACAAGATGGGATTCCCGGTTCATTTTATCAGCCGTGTCGGCGACGATGCCGAAGGACGCGAGATCCTGGAATTCGCCCGGCAGCATAATTTCCCCACCGCCGGTATCCAGGTCGATGCCGAACACCCGACGGGCGCGGTGACGGTGACCCGCGATGCGGAACGCGGACATAAGTTCGAAATCCTTGCGGACCGGGCTTACGATTACATCGAGATCGATCCCTATCTGCAAAAACGGTTTCGGGACGAAATTCCTTTTGCTTATTTCGGCACGTTGGTGCAACGCAACCACGTGTCCCGTGAGACCCTGAAAGAAATTCACAAAAAACTGGGATCGAAGTCCACATTCCTGCTGGACATCAATCTGCGTGCGCCGCACTACAACCGGGATGTGATCGAGGACTCGCTCAAGCACTGCGACATCCTGAAAGCCAGCCGCGACGAGTTGCAGATCATCAAGGACCAATTGGGCATCGACAAAACGCTCTGGGAACTCCCCCGCTACCTGGCGGAACGCTACAAGCTGGGTTTCGTCTGCGTGACCAACGGCGGCAAGATGAGCTATATTTTCGAAACCGGAACTCGTAAGGTTTTCGAATGCATGCCCGACAACACGGCCGAGGTCATCGACACCGTCGGCGCCGGGGATGGGTTCAGCGCCACACTGTCGGCGGGTTACATGGCCAACTGGCCGAAGCAGGCGATGCTGGAATGGGCCTGCATGTTCGCAACCGGATTGACCCGGATCGAGGGGGCGTTGCCGCAGGACGACTCATTTTACGAACCTTATATAATTAAAAAATAA
- a CDS encoding sensor histidine kinase, giving the protein MVFNSIRSRLTALYVALLGIILILFSIILYYFLNNRLYESIDHSLKLSASVVRKTAQLGYSRTPLPGLEFFFEQFLGYGNLNKFYRIYDGSGNVGSRSKNIDASKFPLSQDAYARALKGDMTYETFTVADGHPIRVITMPVLRDDTLVNLIQVGTSLEGVKETMRNLRIFLFTGVPTVLLLSALVGRFLARRSLEPVAKITHTARDIASGGDLSRRIPVPAVQDEIGNLALTFNEMMGRLERSFAKIRQFSSDASHELRTPLTVMKGQSELGLSKLRKPSEYQEVLSSNLEEINYMSHILDDLFILARADEGQLPMETEHVNLVTVIEDVCRNVEILAEDKAIEIKIAYLEPAEVIGDGHRLKQMVWTLLHNAVKYTPERGLIKITLQDLGDYAFLSIQDNGIGIPETDLPWIFDRFYRVDKARSRSEGGSGLGLSICKHIVEMHNGTIEVESTVGQGTRFKIRLPKDRAANRKIA; this is encoded by the coding sequence ATGGTATTCAATTCCATCCGCTCCAGACTGACCGCCCTGTACGTCGCCCTGCTCGGAATCATCCTGATTCTGTTCAGCATCATTCTGTACTATTTTCTCAACAACCGCCTGTACGAAAGCATCGACCACTCGTTGAAGTTGTCTGCCAGCGTGGTGCGCAAAACCGCGCAGCTCGGGTATTCCCGCACGCCCCTGCCGGGCCTCGAATTTTTCTTTGAGCAGTTTCTGGGCTACGGCAACCTCAACAAGTTTTACCGCATTTACGACGGCTCCGGCAACGTCGGCTCGCGTTCCAAAAACATCGACGCCTCCAAGTTCCCGCTGTCGCAGGACGCCTACGCCCGCGCCTTGAAAGGCGATATGACCTACGAGACCTTCACCGTCGCCGACGGCCATCCCATCCGCGTCATCACCATGCCGGTGTTGCGTGACGACACGCTGGTCAACCTCATCCAGGTGGGCACGTCGCTCGAAGGCGTTAAGGAAACCATGCGCAATCTGCGCATCTTCCTGTTCACCGGGGTGCCGACGGTTCTTCTGTTGAGCGCGTTGGTGGGACGCTTTCTGGCCCGGCGGTCGCTGGAACCGGTGGCGAAGATCACCCACACCGCCCGCGACATTGCCAGCGGCGGCGACCTCAGCCGGCGCATCCCGGTGCCGGCGGTGCAGGATGAAATCGGCAACCTGGCTCTCACCTTCAACGAGATGATGGGCCGGCTGGAGCGGTCGTTTGCCAAAATCCGCCAGTTCAGCAGCGATGCCTCGCACGAATTGCGCACGCCGTTGACCGTCATGAAGGGCCAGAGCGAGCTGGGACTCAGCAAGCTGCGCAAACCCTCGGAGTACCAGGAAGTGCTGTCGAGCAATCTGGAAGAGATCAATTACATGTCGCACATCCTCGACGATCTGTTCATCCTGGCGCGGGCGGATGAAGGCCAGTTGCCGATGGAAACCGAACACGTCAACCTCGTCACCGTGATCGAGGACGTTTGCCGGAATGTGGAAATTCTCGCCGAGGACAAGGCAATTGAAATCAAGATCGCCTATCTGGAACCGGCGGAGGTGATCGGCGATGGCCACCGTCTGAAGCAGATGGTGTGGACTCTGCTGCACAATGCGGTCAAGTACACACCGGAAAGGGGCCTCATCAAGATCACCTTGCAGGACCTGGGCGACTACGCGTTTTTGAGCATCCAGGACAACGGCATCGGCATCCCGGAAACGGATCTGCCGTGGATATTCGATCGGTTCTACCGGGTGGACAAGGCGCGGTCGCGTTCGGAAGGCGGCAGCGGTCTGGGTCTCAGCATCTGCAAGCACATCGTCGAGATGCACAACGGCACCATAGAAGTCGAAAGCACGGTGGGGCAGGGCACGCGTTTCAAAATCCGTCTCCCCAAGGACCGGGCGGCCAACCGCAAAATCGCCTGA